Part of the Candidatus Binatia bacterium genome is shown below.
CGTGCTGGTCAACTGTGCCGGCATTGGGAAGTTCGCCCATTCGCACGAGGTGCCGTTCGAGGAGTGGTCACGCATCATCGCTGTCAACCTCACCGGCAGCTTCCTCATGGCGCAGGCCGTCCTCCCCCACCTGCTCGAAGGCGGCGGCAACATCGTCAACATCGCGTCCACCGCCGGACTGATCGGCCAGCCCTACAGTGCCGCGTATTGCGCCTCGAAGGGCGGCGTCATCCAGCTCACCAAGGCCCTCGCCGACGAGTATCTGGACCGAGGGATCCGGGTCAACGCCGTCGCCCCCGGCGGCATGGCGACGCCAATGCAGGGGACCTTCAAGTTGCCGAAAGACGCGGACTACAACAAGATCACGAAGCTGATGACGCCGCTGGGCGTTGCCCAGCCTGAAGAGGTTGCGGCCATGGTGGCGTTCGTGGCCTCCGAGGAAGGTCGCTACATGACCGGCGCGATCGTCTCCGTCGATGGCGGCCTGACGATCTGAAGAGAGAGATGGTGGAGAGCAGACACTCGTTCTGCCGCGTCTGCGCCGCCTTCTGTGCGATCGAGGTCGACGTGGAGAATGGCCGGGTCGTGGAGGTTCGCGGCGACCGTACCGACCCGATGAGCCGCGGGTACACCTGCGCCAAGGGCCGCCAGCTCCCACATGAGGTGAACGACCCAGACCGTCTGCGCTCGTCGCTGGTGCGCACCGCGGACGGCCGATTCGCACCGATCTCCAGCGAACAGGCAATGGATGAGATCGCGACGCGGCTCTCGGAAATTATCCGCCGGCATGGTCCGCGGGCGGTGGCGAGCTACAGCGGGACGGCCGCATACTTCAACGCCGCCACACTGCCGGTGGTCAAGGCGTGGCACCGCGGCATCGGCTCGCCGATGAACTGCAGCAGCGTCACCATCGACCAGCCTTCCAAGATCATCGCCGTGGGCCGTCACGGCTTCTGGGGCGGCGGTCCGCACGCATTTGCCACCGCCGACGTGATCATGCTCATCGGCAACAACCCGCTGGTCTCGGCGCTGCATCAAATGGGCGGACCGCCCGGCTTCTATCCCAACGCCTTGCGTGAGGCGCGCCAGCGCGGACTCAAACTGATCTGCGTTGACCCGCGTCGCACCGACACCGCGCGCATGGCCGACATTCACCTTCAACTCCAACCGGGTGAAGATCCGACGCTCCTGGCCGGCATGCTGCGCGTCATCCTGACCGAGGAACTGCACGACGTCGAGTTCTGCCGAGAGCATACCGATGGTCTGGAAGAGCTGCGCAACGCCATTGCCGGATTCACGCCGGAGTATGTCGAGCGC
Proteins encoded:
- a CDS encoding SDR family oxidoreductase gives rise to the protein MKRFEKQIALVTGAGSGLGRATAVRLASEGAAVACLDVILDAAKETVASINKTGGTARAYQVDVSDPASVRTVVSAAAKDLGRPSVLVNCAGIGKFAHSHEVPFEEWSRIIAVNLTGSFLMAQAVLPHLLEGGGNIVNIASTAGLIGQPYSAAYCASKGGVIQLTKALADEYLDRGIRVNAVAPGGMATPMQGTFKLPKDADYNKITKLMTPLGVAQPEEVAAMVAFVASEEGRYMTGAIVSVDGGLTI